In one Balaenoptera musculus isolate JJ_BM4_2016_0621 chromosome 20, mBalMus1.pri.v3, whole genome shotgun sequence genomic region, the following are encoded:
- the LOC118887302 gene encoding elongation factor 1-delta-like encodes MATNFLVHEKIWFDTFKYDDAERKFYKQMNGSVAGSSRQENGASVILRDITRARENIQKSLAGSSGPGASSGPGGDLSELVIRIASLEVENQSLRGAVQDLQQAVSKLEAWLSALEKSSPAHPATAPQTQHVSPVRQVEPPPRKAATVTEDDEDDDIDLFSSDEEEDKEAARLREERLRQYAEKKVKKPALVAKSSILLDVKPWDDEMDMAQLEACVHAIQLDGLTWVGCSKLVPVGYGTHKLQIQCVVEDDKVGTDLLEEEITKFEERVQSADTAAFNKI; translated from the coding sequence ATGGCCACAAACTTTCTAGTGCACGAGAAGATCTGGTTTGACACGTTCAAATATGATGATGCAGAAAGGAAATTCTACAAGCAGATGAACGGGTCCGTGGCTGGCTCCTCACGCCAGGAGAACGGCGCCAGCGTGATCCTCCGTGACATCACAAGAGCCAGAGAAAACATCCAGAAGTCCCTGGCCGGAAGCTCAGGCCCTGGGGCCTCCAGTGGGCCCGGTGGAGACCTCAGTGAGCTTGTCATCCGGATTGCCAGCCTGGAAGTGGAGAACCAGAGCCTGCGAGGGGCGGTGCAGGATCTGCAGCAGGCTGTCTCCAAGCTGGAGGCCTGGCTGAGTGCGCTAGAGAAAAGCTCGCCCGCCCACCCGGCCACAGCTCCGCAGACCCAGCACGTGTCTCCCGTGCGCCAAGTGGAGCCCCCCCCAAGGAAGGCGGCCACCGTCACAGAGGACGACGAGGACGATGACATTGACCTGTTCAGCAGCGACGAGGAGGAGGACAAGGAGGCTGCCCGGCTGCGGGAGGAGAGGCTGCGGCAGTACGCTGAGAAGAAGGTCAAGAAGCCTGCCCTGGTGGCCAAGTCCTCCATTCTCCTGGACGTCAAGCCTTGGGATGACGAGATGGACATGGCCCAGCTGGAGGCCTGCGTGCACGCCATCCAGCTGGATGGGCTGACTTGGGTGGGGTGCTCCAAGCTGGTGCCCGTGGGCTATGGCACCCATAAGCTGCAGATCCAGTGTGTGGTGGAGGACGACAAGGTGGGCACGGACCTGCTGGAAGAGGAGATCACCAAGTTCGAGGAGCGTGTGCAGAGCGCTGACACTGCTGCTTTCAACAAGATCTGA